One region of Arthrobacter sp. StoSoilB22 genomic DNA includes:
- a CDS encoding CoA-acylating methylmalonate-semialdehyde dehydrogenase, with protein MSTTTTLTTIHHFINGAETTGEGDRTQPVYNPATGQVSAELRLANEADLNTTVAAAKKATESWGDISLAKRTAVLFKFRELVAAHVDDLAELITAEHGKVLSDAKGEIGRGLEVIEFACGIPQLLKGDYSDQVSTGIDVFSFREPLGVVAGITPFNFPVMVPLWMAPMAIATGNAFILKPSERDPSAPMLLAKLWKQAGLPDGVFQVLHGGKETVDGLLTHPDVDGISFVGSTPIAQYVHETATKHGKRVQALGGAKNHAIVMPDADLDNAADHLAAAAFGSAGERCMAISVAVAVGDAADLIVKKVQERALAIKVSNGTEPDADMGPVITPASKERIVKIVTEAETAGAAMVVDGRDLVVPGHEDGFWVGPTVIDHVKTEMTAYTEEIFGPVLVVVRVADLEEGIKLINSNPYGNGTAIFTSSGANARKFQRSVTVGMVGINVPLPVPVAYHSFGGWKNSLFGDKHIYGPEGVSFYTRGKVITSRWPEPTHASGASYNFPSN; from the coding sequence ATGTCGACGACGACCACACTGACCACCATCCACCACTTCATCAACGGCGCTGAAACCACCGGCGAAGGCGACCGCACCCAGCCCGTCTACAATCCGGCCACCGGTCAGGTTTCCGCGGAGCTGCGTCTGGCCAACGAAGCCGATCTGAACACCACGGTGGCTGCCGCGAAGAAGGCCACGGAGTCCTGGGGCGATATTTCCCTTGCCAAGCGCACCGCGGTGTTGTTCAAGTTCCGTGAACTCGTCGCCGCACATGTCGATGACTTGGCCGAGCTGATCACCGCGGAGCACGGCAAGGTCCTCTCCGACGCTAAGGGCGAGATCGGCCGCGGCCTGGAAGTCATCGAGTTCGCCTGTGGCATCCCGCAGCTGCTCAAGGGCGACTACTCGGACCAGGTCTCCACGGGCATCGATGTTTTCTCCTTCCGCGAGCCGCTGGGTGTGGTTGCAGGCATTACCCCGTTCAATTTCCCGGTCATGGTGCCGTTGTGGATGGCGCCGATGGCCATCGCTACCGGTAACGCGTTCATCCTCAAGCCCTCCGAGCGTGATCCGTCCGCCCCGATGCTGCTCGCCAAGCTCTGGAAGCAGGCCGGCCTGCCCGATGGCGTGTTCCAGGTCCTGCACGGCGGCAAAGAAACCGTCGACGGCCTGCTGACCCACCCGGACGTGGACGGCATCTCGTTTGTCGGCTCCACCCCGATCGCGCAGTACGTCCACGAGACAGCTACCAAGCACGGCAAGCGCGTGCAGGCCCTGGGCGGGGCGAAGAACCACGCCATCGTGATGCCCGACGCTGACCTGGACAACGCTGCCGATCACCTCGCCGCCGCCGCGTTCGGTTCCGCCGGTGAGCGTTGCATGGCGATCTCCGTCGCCGTTGCTGTGGGTGACGCAGCGGACCTGATCGTGAAAAAGGTCCAGGAACGCGCCTTGGCCATCAAGGTGAGCAACGGCACCGAACCCGACGCCGACATGGGCCCGGTCATCACCCCGGCCTCCAAAGAACGCATCGTCAAGATCGTCACCGAAGCCGAAACCGCCGGCGCCGCGATGGTGGTGGACGGCCGGGACTTGGTGGTCCCGGGCCACGAAGACGGCTTCTGGGTGGGCCCCACGGTGATCGATCACGTCAAGACCGAAATGACCGCGTACACCGAGGAAATCTTCGGACCCGTCCTGGTAGTGGTCCGCGTGGCCGACCTCGAAGAGGGCATCAAGCTTATTAACTCCAACCCGTACGGCAACGGCACCGCGATCTTCACCTCCTCGGGAGCGAACGCTCGTAAGTTCCAGCGCTCGGTGACCGTGGGCATGGTGGGCATCAACGTGCCGCTGCCCGTCCCGGTGGCCTACCACTCCTTCGGCGGGTGGAAGAACTCCCTCTTCGGCGACAAACACATCTATGGCCCCGAAGGCGTCTCCTTCTACACCCGAGGCAAAGTCATCACCTCCCGCTGGCCCGAACCCACCCATGCCTCCGGCGCCTCCTACAACTTCCCCTCCAACTAG
- a CDS encoding sugar phosphate isomerase/epimerase gives MTDVENKLIIGTAPDSWGVWFADDPQQTPWERFLDEVAESGYKWIELGPYGYLPNDPTRLAEELKQRDLKVTAGTVFTAFHRGAKQYDEAWEPARKVAELTAAMGGEHIVVIPAMWRDDVTGEAVESGELTDEQWADLFAGHNRMGKVLLEDFGLNQQFHSHADSHVGAQKDIETLLAATDPQYLNLCLDTGHAEYCGASSLELIKNYPDRIGYLHLKQINPEVLAEVNEKNMTWAAANLAGVMTEPPNGLPDLRAVIEAVEGLNRPIFGIVEQDMYPVAFDVPMPIAKRTRNYLLSCGSRTRIQ, from the coding sequence ATGACTGATGTCGAGAACAAGCTGATCATCGGCACCGCCCCCGACTCCTGGGGTGTGTGGTTTGCCGATGATCCCCAGCAAACACCGTGGGAGCGTTTCCTGGATGAGGTTGCCGAATCCGGTTACAAGTGGATTGAACTGGGTCCGTACGGCTACCTGCCAAACGACCCAACGCGCTTGGCAGAGGAGCTCAAGCAGCGCGACCTCAAGGTCACCGCAGGAACGGTCTTCACTGCTTTCCACCGTGGCGCGAAGCAATACGACGAAGCATGGGAGCCGGCCCGTAAGGTTGCTGAACTGACGGCAGCCATGGGCGGCGAACACATTGTGGTCATTCCCGCGATGTGGCGCGATGACGTTACCGGCGAAGCCGTGGAGAGCGGTGAACTTACCGACGAGCAGTGGGCTGACTTGTTCGCCGGCCACAACCGCATGGGCAAGGTGCTGCTGGAGGACTTTGGATTGAACCAGCAGTTCCACTCGCACGCTGACTCGCACGTCGGTGCGCAGAAGGACATCGAAACCCTGCTGGCAGCGACGGATCCGCAATACTTGAACCTGTGCCTGGACACCGGGCACGCTGAATACTGTGGTGCATCCAGCCTGGAACTCATCAAGAACTACCCGGACCGCATCGGCTACCTGCACCTCAAGCAGATCAACCCCGAGGTCCTTGCCGAGGTCAACGAGAAGAACATGACCTGGGCAGCTGCCAACCTGGCAGGCGTCATGACCGAACCGCCCAACGGCCTTCCGGACCTGCGCGCGGTGATCGAAGCGGTGGAAGGGCTCAACCGGCCGATTTTCGGCATCGTTGAACAGGACATGTACCCGGTAGCGTTCGATGTACCGATGCCCATCGCTAAACGAACCCGTAACTACCTGCTCTCCTGCGGCTCCCGTACGCGCATTCAGTAG
- a CDS encoding Gfo/Idh/MocA family oxidoreductase, with protein MTQNLRVAVIGAGRMGADHIKRLSTRIHGAEVAAVVDVDLARAQAAIEGIDGAVALASADEALNNGDVNAVLIATPGFLHEEILYKALKKDFPILCEKPLTPDAESAWKVVQAEQALGHKRIQVGFMRRFDAEYSALGAIIRNSELGELLMLHHQHRNPSTPEGFTNEMLINDSVVHEFDAIRYFTGEEITSVQVRLGKPTRTAPSGQHDPQHVLLETESGVLADVEIYVNAKFGYQVATQASFEDGIVSIGGDNGPYVQSAGKWGGNVTPGFEERFGAAYDVEVQAWVDAALRSEIGGPTAWDGYATASCCEAGVEAQKSGEKVKVQLNTKPDLYK; from the coding sequence GTGACACAGAATCTCCGCGTTGCCGTCATCGGCGCGGGCCGCATGGGTGCGGACCACATCAAGCGTCTCAGCACGCGCATCCACGGCGCTGAAGTAGCCGCCGTCGTCGACGTTGACCTGGCCCGCGCGCAAGCCGCAATTGAAGGCATCGACGGTGCCGTTGCTCTTGCCAGTGCCGACGAAGCGCTCAACAACGGTGACGTGAACGCCGTCTTGATCGCCACCCCGGGCTTCCTCCACGAGGAAATCCTCTATAAGGCACTGAAGAAGGACTTCCCGATTCTTTGCGAGAAGCCGCTGACGCCGGATGCCGAGAGCGCTTGGAAAGTGGTCCAGGCTGAGCAGGCTTTGGGCCACAAGCGCATTCAGGTGGGGTTCATGCGCCGCTTCGATGCCGAGTACTCGGCCTTGGGCGCCATCATCCGCAACAGCGAATTGGGGGAGCTTTTGATGCTTCACCACCAGCACCGCAACCCGAGCACGCCCGAGGGCTTCACCAACGAGATGCTGATCAACGACTCCGTTGTCCACGAGTTCGATGCCATCCGCTACTTCACCGGTGAAGAAATCACCTCAGTCCAGGTCCGCCTGGGCAAGCCCACCCGCACTGCGCCCAGCGGCCAGCATGACCCCCAGCACGTTTTGCTGGAAACCGAATCCGGTGTGCTGGCCGACGTCGAAATCTACGTCAACGCCAAGTTCGGATACCAGGTGGCCACGCAGGCGTCCTTCGAGGATGGCATTGTGAGCATTGGCGGGGACAACGGCCCGTACGTCCAGTCAGCGGGCAAATGGGGCGGCAACGTCACCCCCGGTTTTGAAGAGCGTTTTGGAGCGGCGTACGACGTCGAGGTGCAGGCTTGGGTGGACGCCGCCCTTCGCAGTGAAATCGGCGGTCCCACTGCCTGGGACGGTTACGCCACCGCATCCTGCTGCGAGGCAGGCGTCGAGGCCCAGAAGTCCGGCGAGAAGGTTAAGGTCCAGCTGAACACCAAGCCGGATCTCTACAAGTAG
- a CDS encoding sugar phosphate isomerase/epimerase encodes MKIALDPTPFHHSHTLLEFPRVAADLGYKYLQMTPHADLIPFFNHPKADDELVGKLKAACKDAGVEIASVLPVLRWSGPDEDAREAAVRYWKRAIQIAVDLGVQTMNTEFSGRPEKAEESERAFYRSMEELLPIIEREGLDVLIDPHPDDFVEDGLAAIRVIRGVNSPNIGMVYVASHSFHMGNKPLEIMRAAGDKLRLVHVSDTMNHHASHGLRYITNPPGNAVRVHQHLKIGDGDVNWDEFFGGLKEIGFLDKENTVMVSSVFAEDENAEDVSIYQLETMKQHIQKVIA; translated from the coding sequence ATGAAAATTGCACTGGATCCCACGCCATTCCATCACAGCCACACACTCCTGGAATTCCCGAGGGTGGCGGCAGATCTTGGCTACAAGTACCTGCAGATGACCCCCCATGCGGACCTCATCCCGTTCTTCAACCACCCCAAGGCCGATGACGAACTCGTCGGGAAACTTAAGGCAGCCTGTAAGGACGCCGGCGTCGAAATAGCCTCGGTCCTACCCGTCCTGCGCTGGTCGGGTCCGGACGAGGACGCCCGGGAAGCTGCAGTCCGTTACTGGAAGCGCGCCATCCAGATTGCAGTAGACCTCGGCGTCCAGACGATGAACACGGAGTTCAGCGGCCGTCCGGAGAAGGCCGAGGAGTCCGAGCGGGCGTTCTACCGCTCCATGGAGGAGCTGCTCCCGATCATCGAACGCGAGGGTCTGGACGTCCTGATTGATCCGCACCCGGACGACTTCGTGGAGGACGGCCTGGCCGCGATCCGCGTCATCAGGGGCGTCAACTCGCCGAACATCGGCATGGTCTACGTCGCTTCGCACAGCTTCCACATGGGCAACAAGCCGTTGGAGATCATGCGGGCCGCGGGGGACAAGCTCCGTCTGGTGCATGTTTCGGACACCATGAACCACCACGCCTCCCACGGCCTTCGCTACATCACCAACCCTCCCGGCAACGCCGTCCGCGTCCACCAGCACCTGAAAATCGGCGACGGCGACGTGAACTGGGACGAGTTCTTTGGCGGTTTGAAGGAGATCGGCTTCCTGGACAAGGAGAACACCGTAATGGTCTCTTCGGTATTCGCCGAGGATGAGAACGCGGAGGACGTCTCCATTTACCAGTTGGAGACAATGAAGCAGCATATTCAAAAGGTCATCGCATGA
- a CDS encoding sugar porter family MFS transporter: protein MSVPLPADTKPGAVKHKRALRTVTIISTFGGLLFGYDTGVINGALPYMQEDLGLTPLTEGLVTSSLLFGAAFGALLGGRLADRHGRRRMIMVLAMIFLLGTLACTFAPTTEVMVVARFVLGLAVGGASVTVPVYLAEVSPSARRGRIVTQNELMIVTGQLLAFVFNAYLGNSFGEAGGIWRWMLVIATLPAIALWIGMNFMPESPRWLASIGNFGETLSVLRRIRSQEEARVEFEDVKAMAVEDYKSKMGSWKDLGIPWLRRIFMVGLGLAVIQQITGVNSIMYYGTQILAESGFGREAALTANIANGVISVLATFVGIWLLGKVGRRKMLITGQVGTTSALLLIGIFSMVLPEGTARGFVILALTVTFLSFQQGAISPVTWLMLSEIFPLKIRGLGMGASAFVLWIVNFLVGFGFPQLLAAIGLSNTFFVFAVLGVGAIAFAMKYIPETKDKSLEDLEHYFKNIAGTASADSRSR, encoded by the coding sequence ATGAGTGTTCCTCTACCTGCGGATACCAAACCGGGCGCTGTTAAGCACAAGAGGGCGCTCCGTACCGTGACAATCATTTCGACGTTCGGCGGCCTGCTTTTCGGTTACGACACCGGTGTGATCAACGGTGCTTTGCCCTACATGCAGGAGGACCTGGGTCTCACACCCCTCACTGAGGGACTGGTTACTTCCTCGCTGTTGTTCGGCGCAGCGTTCGGAGCTCTTCTGGGTGGCCGCCTCGCGGACCGCCACGGTCGCCGCAGGATGATCATGGTCCTGGCCATGATCTTCCTGCTAGGTACGCTCGCTTGCACGTTCGCACCCACAACAGAGGTGATGGTTGTGGCGCGGTTTGTCCTTGGCTTAGCCGTCGGCGGCGCCTCAGTCACTGTGCCGGTCTACCTTGCCGAGGTTTCGCCCAGTGCACGGCGCGGTCGGATCGTCACCCAGAACGAGCTCATGATCGTCACTGGACAATTGCTGGCCTTTGTCTTCAATGCTTATCTGGGAAACAGCTTCGGTGAGGCAGGTGGAATCTGGCGCTGGATGCTGGTGATCGCAACCCTTCCGGCCATTGCCCTGTGGATTGGCATGAACTTCATGCCCGAGAGTCCTAGATGGCTGGCTTCCATAGGAAACTTTGGTGAGACGTTGAGCGTCCTGCGTCGCATACGTTCTCAGGAAGAAGCGCGGGTTGAGTTTGAAGACGTCAAAGCCATGGCCGTGGAGGACTACAAGTCCAAAATGGGTTCCTGGAAGGACCTTGGCATTCCTTGGCTGAGGAGAATATTTATGGTGGGTCTGGGGTTGGCTGTGATCCAGCAAATCACCGGCGTGAACTCCATCATGTACTACGGCACGCAGATCCTCGCCGAGTCTGGCTTCGGGAGGGAAGCTGCGCTGACGGCCAACATCGCCAACGGTGTAATCTCCGTTCTGGCTACGTTCGTGGGCATCTGGCTTCTGGGCAAGGTAGGGCGCCGAAAAATGCTCATCACCGGGCAGGTCGGCACTACCAGTGCGTTGCTGTTAATCGGAATATTCTCTATGGTTCTGCCGGAAGGTACTGCCCGGGGATTTGTCATTCTTGCTCTGACTGTCACGTTTCTCTCCTTTCAACAGGGAGCGATTTCTCCGGTCACGTGGTTGATGCTCTCGGAGATCTTCCCCCTTAAGATCCGAGGCCTTGGAATGGGCGCTTCTGCCTTCGTGTTGTGGATCGTCAACTTCTTGGTCGGCTTCGGATTCCCGCAATTGCTCGCCGCCATTGGCCTTTCCAACACCTTCTTCGTCTTTGCCGTTCTGGGCGTCGGGGCCATCGCGTTCGCCATGAAGTACATTCCCGAAACCAAGGACAAGAGCCTTGAGGATCTGGAGCATTACTTCAAAAACATCGCTGGCACGGCATCAGCGGACTCCAGAAGTCGCTGA